One window from the genome of Schistocerca piceifrons isolate TAMUIC-IGC-003096 chromosome 8, iqSchPice1.1, whole genome shotgun sequence encodes:
- the LOC124712188 gene encoding uncharacterized protein LOC124712188 — MEEATLVLISTFNIGSIVVKMALFVRRRRQYFALVRRVDDLMLLQSEPCSQDPVLGHLLWRSKKAAARLTTAMLLLMVSQYVTWYPMPLIMKGGPRRLPLAQHPWDNNSNYYELSYAVQCMAGAWMTQISFGIDCLFVSIMILVAAQMKILASRVARLKMRGDGFWRKRHAIRSTGDNVYRELYLCIETHQQLLR; from the coding sequence ATGGAGGAAGCAACGCTGGTACTCATAAGTACTTTCAACATCGGGAGCATCGTCGTCAAGATGGCGCTCTTCGTGAGGCGCAGACGGCAGTACTTTGCCCTGGTCCGACGAGTGGACGATCTGATGCTGTTACAGAGCGAACCCTGCTCTCAGGACCCGGTCCTCGGGCACTTGCTGTGGCGCTCCAAGAAGGCCGCGGCGCGCCTCACCACGGCCATGCTGCTGCTCATGGTGTCCCAGTACGTCACGTGGTACCCCATGCCGCTCATCATGAAAGGGGGTCCGCGCCGTTTGCCCCTAGCGCAGCATCCCTGGGACAACAACAGCAATTATTACGAGCTGTCATACGCTGTGCAGTGCATGGCCGGAGCGTGGATGACGCAGATCAGCTTCGGCATCGACTGCCTCTTTGTGTCCATCATGATCCTGGTGGCCGCGCAGATGAAGATCCTCGCGTCGCGCGTGGCCCGTCTGAAGATGCGTGGCGACGGATTTTGGCGCAAGCGGCACGCGATTAGAAGTACCGGAGACAATGTATACAGAGAATTGTATCTCTGTATTGAAACCCATCAACAGCTTCTCAGGTAG